The Pasteuria penetrans genome segment TCCACTAATTTGAGATCACGATATCCCAAAATACCCGAATCGCCAATCATTTGAGTGGTAACGGCCTCACGCAATTGAGGAATGCGTATTTTCAACCCGTTTCGTTCACGAAGGGTGAACCCATTACGAGAGTTTCCAGGCATCATTTCATGGTTATACCATTGCTCAAAACACAAACCTAGCTCTATAGCGTGCTTTAAACCGTTTGTACAAAACTCCTCTTCAATATCATCCACCCTATGATTCGTTAGTGGGGTTCTGATGAACGTAGAGAGAAACATCCTTGTTGATTGTTTGGGATATGTAGTAATAAACTGGTGCATTCGAACAGCTATGTCGTTATCCCCTAAACAAATTTTAGCGGCTTTTGCCAGGTGGGAAGCTATCTCACGTTCCTCCTTAGACACTGTTATGTCGTCTGATCCATAGATTGCATCTGTAGATAATATCCTTAAGAGCTTTTGGTCTCTCTTCCATAGTACCGCTGCTCTCTCCCCCTGGGCTTTGGATCCCCCCTTCTTAGCGTTGTTTTCCTCCTTTTGTTCTTTCAATGACTCATTGTTGGGCTTTGGACACCATTTTGCAATAGGGTCCTCCCCCTCTTTCGACTGTTGCTGTTCAAAACCCTGTTTACGATCATTGGGCCGGGAGGGGGGTGCTCCCTCACCACGTTCGAATTCCTCTGACAACGCGCAGAGGGATTCTCTTACTTTCCTAACTCTATCCCTTTGTTCAACAGGAGTAAGCGGGGAATTCTCTATTTCTCTTGCCTCTTCAACAATATATTTCAATTGCGTTGGATCCCCGCTGGCTATGAAGTCCCCATAGCTGTACTGCAGAGGTGAAACATGAAAAAGGGGCTGGCTTGACGGGTTGTCTTTTCGGGAAATTGTGGTACAATGACGTGGAGTGCTCATTTCTTCCTCCCCTTTCGAAAGTATGTTTAGACTTTGGTGGGTTTGAATATCTTAGACAATAGGGTGTGAAGTATTTGGGCACTCTTTTGTGTGCGATTTCTGGTCATATCCCACTTTCCGCTGTAAGATTCAAGAGCGGGTAGTCTGTGGTCCCTAAAAATTCCCTATTTGCGTCTTTTCGATGAACAATTGTTTTTATGTTTTTAATAAATAGATAGAAATTTATTGTTAAATCATATTGTAAATAGCACAAAAGGCGTTATAGGGGTGCTTTTTCTCGGAATCGTGGTTAGATATATCTTCAGAATAATTTTATTTTAATCAGGGGGTTTCCTCTGGAGGAATCCATAGGTCAGCAAAACGTCCCTCCTACACGAAACGGGAATCTCAGTAGAACCTAAAGCTCCCCCTTTCCCTGTTTTTGGTCTCTGTTTTTGTCTTTAGTCCCTTGATCTTTTGTTTTGATTCCCTTGTGTTTTTGTTCCTTTCCCCCTGCCCCCTGGCCTAAGCCAGGGGGTTTTCGCGCCCCTACCCCTCCTCCCCCCCAACTCACCGTTGTTGTTTGTGTTGGCCTGGCCCATTGTGTAATGGAGCCCGGCTTCCCCATCGTGGGGGCTCCAGAATGGCGCTGCTGCATGGCTTTCCTTTATCCCTCCCTGTGTGTGGGGGGAGGAGGGTTCTTCTATGACTGTCATTGCCCTTATGTAGCCCTGTGCGACCCTATAGTCCTTCTCACTTTTACATACACAATTCCGCTATTGTCCTTCGGAAACAGTCGATCCTCTACTCAAAAACTCTGTTCCATGATCCCTTCTGGATCCTCCATTCCACGATATGCATGATGATCAACAGGGTTAGATGAGATAGAAAAGGGAAATACAAGACAAGAGTGGGGAAATGTATAGAGGACAACCGCTTGGTTTCTGAAATGAAAAACTTAATATAGGAAAGGTTGGTTTTATGATTCCAATTGACTTGGATATAGACAGAATGGAAAAAAGGATAGAAGAACGTATACAACATTACGAACAGAAAGGATTATCGCTTCAGGAATCCATCCCCCATGTAGTGGAAGAGATCGAGGAAGATTCTGAATGGGCTCCTGGTCCCATGGGGAGGGCTTATACTTTTATAGCCAATTATCAGTTTAAAAAACAAATTTTAGGTGGACGGGAGAAACACCAAAGGGGTCCCGATTTCCCAAAAGTAGACCGAAATGGTTATAAAAAACGTAAAAAACGCACCAGCAAAGGAATTGTGGTTTACTATGACCCCCAGCCAAGAAAAGGGCATTTCCGATCTGCGGTTACTAAACCCTACAAAAAATATACGAAGTCGTGTATAGATATTCTTTCCTCCTTACGTAAGGCCGGTATGTCCATAAAAAAAATATCCGAATTGTCGAATGATATTCTGCGATCAAAAATCTCACGCTCCACTGTGTCAAGATTACTTATGGGACATCTAAAGGAAGAGAATAGAGGATTCAATGAGGAACCCATAAGAAACCCGCATGAAATTAGGACCGTAAAGGTGGATGCTTACTACAAACCCGTTCGTGGATTCGGGAAAGTAGCTGTCTATGTCATAAAAGCGAGTAGGAAAAATACATCAGGGATAAAAACAGATGAGGTTTTATCAAGTTTGGTAAATCCCCCCGAAACAGCTGAAACTTGGTATGAAGCCCTCCAAAATGTTTACGACCGTGGTTTACGGATGGGTCCTGATACCCTTTTTATTGCTGATGGTCATAAGGGAATCAGAAAGGCGCTAAGCCAAGTATATCCCGAAGCAGGTTTTCAAGGGTGTCAATTCCACAAAATGGTGAATCTTTACCAGGCCTTCAGAAAGGATAGACCGAGAAAAAAAGGAGTGAAGTGGGAACCCATCCGAAGCCGGATTTATCAAGACATTTTTCATGTTCTTGACAAAAAAGAAGCCCTTCATGGCTTGATACGCTTTAGTGATGACTATCAATCCAAGTTGCCCAAGCTCGTTGAAGGTCTATGGGCTTCCTTTGATGATGTGACAACGTATCTCGATTACGACCTAGCGGATGCTGTTCAAAATCGTACAACGGGTTCCTTAGAGAGAAATCACAGAGAGGCCAGACGTTATACGAATGGAGTGAGCTGTTATCCTACCCTTGATTCATTCCAAAGGGTGATTGATTCCGTGTATAAAAATTTCAACTTAGAGCAGGCAAAGAAACTTAGTGGGATGGATAATCACTCTGTGTCCGCATGGGGACTGGGAGAATTCGCTATCCCTGCCATGTATCCCCTATCTTCACACTAAAAAAAGAATATTCTTACATTTATTTTCAGGAAAACCAACCTACCCTGAGTATGGGTATGGCTTCCATTTTTTTACATAATTGCCATTTACAGTAATTTTTTATGTTTTATTATAATTTTTAAATTATTGTGTAATTTTAACTTTTATTATGTATGTCAATAGTTGTAATTCACTACGATGATATGATTTCTGAAGGATGGGGAACCCAAGAAAATCAACCAGGGGGAGATTACAACCGAAAAAGGGATATCACCGATTTCTTGCGAACCATGTTTTTTCCCATTCCCTTTACCATCATTTCGGTAATAACAGCGAACATTTGCTACAATATACACTGTAAGATTATATTTTGCAAGACGTATTTCTATATGAATTTGGCCTCACGGGACCGTGCAATTTCTTGTGGGGAATGCCCTATCTATGAATCTAGTCTCACCTTTTCGTAAAGCAATTGAGTAACATAATAACATTTTGTTATGACACTGTTCCTGTTTTGATATCCACGGCGGATTTATCTTATTTCATATGAATTTTTATAAAATTTTTACTAGGTCCTTGCGCGGAAGACGAACATTGTATTGTAGTAAGATCCATCCTGTTTATGGTACGTACAAAAACAACAAAAAATCCGTAATGTTGACAACATTACGGATAAGATGGAACAAGGTTCCATTACCATGGACAAAGCGATCTGATCAACAAATAGGGCACGATCGCACGATCTGCAGTGAAAAAGAATGAAGCGTTATTATGTAAAAAGGGGATGACTCATGCCCCCTACCTCTGATAGAATATTGATCATCAACAAACAATAAACTCAGAGGAGGGAAAACATGAGCATCCACACCCATAATACAACATTATCAGGAAAAATCAATATCCAAAAAGAAGAGTCATGGATAGCTAGAAATTCGATGAAGATAGGCGACCGGTCCATGGACTCCCCGTATTGTGGAAAAACACTGAAAAGTACGTGTCCCTTCTGTCATAGCCATAATGTCTTAATAGATGAGAAACTGATTCTAACCGATAGGACCATAATGGCAATAGCAAACGAAAAGCTGGCCCTAGCCAACGAGACAATGGCAATGGCAAACGAGAAGCTGGCCCTAGCCAACGAGACAATGGCAATGGCAAACGAGAAGCTGGCCCTAGCCAACGAGACAATGGCAATGGCAAACGAGAAGCTGGCCCTAG includes the following:
- a CDS encoding IS256 family transposase is translated as MIPIDLDIDRMEKRIEERIQHYEQKGLSLQESIPHVVEEIEEDSEWAPGPMGRAYTFIANYQFKKQILGGREKHQRGPDFPKVDRNGYKKRKKRTSKGIVVYYDPQPRKGHFRSAVTKPYKKYTKSCIDILSSLRKAGMSIKKISELSNDILRSKISRSTVSRLLMGHLKEENRGFNEEPIRNPHEIRTVKVDAYYKPVRGFGKVAVYVIKASRKNTSGIKTDEVLSSLVNPPETAETWYEALQNVYDRGLRMGPDTLFIADGHKGIRKALSQVYPEAGFQGCQFHKMVNLYQAFRKDRPRKKGVKWEPIRSRIYQDIFHVLDKKEALHGLIRFSDDYQSKLPKLVEGLWASFDDVTTYLDYDLADAVQNRTTGSLERNHREARRYTNGVSCYPTLDSFQRVIDSVYKNFNLEQAKKLSGMDNHSVSAWGLGEFAIPAMYPLSSH